A segment of the Candidatus Afararchaeum irisae genome:
ACCACCAAGATCAATCTACACGTCGTCCGGCTCCAAGGGTAGTCTCTCAGGATCGACATCGTCGTATGCCTTGTCGGAGGAAAGAAGACTCAGACCACGGTTCTCCGCAATCGCGGCGTGGAAGGCATCGAACGGAGTCATTCCTTCCTCATAGTAGTCGATGGCTTTCAGAACGGCTTGATTCTCATCGTCTGAGCCGGCGGGGACTACTTCAAGCAGGTTAGAGAATAGACGGACATAGTCGTACTCGTGACGTTCTCGAATGATAAGTAGCTCGAGGTAGGAAAACGGAGAAGTCACGACCTCACGCTCTTCTAGAGCTTCTTCTGCGCGTTCCTGTAGCCAGTCGTCGTCCTTTACGAGAGCTATCAGGAAGTCGGTCTCGACGTATACCGTCATCCGTCGTCTTCTCTTCTCGCGGGCTGAATGTCTTCTCTGGATTCAGACTTGGATTGTTCGAGAGCCTCTTGCCTAAGCTCCTCGGCTGACTCTCCCTCAAAGGCGTCGCCGGCTGCGTCTCGAGCCGCCTCAAGCGGGTCGTCGTCTATGGGTATGAGTTCGATCCTGTCCTCATACTCAACTACGTGAAACTTCTCGCCGTACCTGTCTCTCAGCTCAGACGAGAGATAGAGACGTCCGTGTGAATCCGTCTCTACTGTCATAGATACAGTATTCATG
Coding sequences within it:
- a CDS encoding PIN domain-containing protein — its product is MTVYVETDFLIALVKDDDWLQERAEEALEEREVVTSPFSYLELLIIRERHEYDYVRLFSNLLEVVPAGSDDENQAVLKAIDYYEEGMTPFDAFHAAIAENRGLSLLSSDKAYDDVDPERLPLEPDDV
- a CDS encoding AbrB/MazE/SpoVT family DNA-binding domain-containing protein, yielding MTVETDSHGRLYLSSELRDRYGEKFHVVEYEDRIELIPIDDDPLEAARDAAGDAFEGESAEELRQEALEQSKSESREDIQPARREDDG